A single genomic interval of Microbacterium hydrocarbonoxydans harbors:
- a CDS encoding thioredoxin domain-containing protein has product MTNRLADTLSPYLRAHADNPVDWYPWGPDAFAEAQRRDVPLLISIGYSTCHWCHVMARESFADPETAALINRDFVAVKVDREEHPDVDGAYMAAASAFTQNLGWPLTVFTTPRGRTFYAGTYWPPQARPPMPAFRDVLAAVNEAWTVRRAQAEESADAVTDALARAAASTPSDLPDAGAIAAAALSIAAREDTQYGGFGGAPKFPVATTLGFLQSPLVRREAPDAAAAAARALAAMAGSELRDADGGFFRYATQRDWSVPHYERMLTDNAQLLAVALDAGDEQTVRGIASFLLDVLRREGGGFGAAQDSESWIEGERSEGGYYRRPVAERGGLEPPAVDGKVITGWNGLAVGALARAGAALDEPAWIDAAAAAAEHVLQVNTDERGALVRASLDGVASAAVATTADIALLAEGLLELALATRDSRWAVRGRELLDAALAGVDSDPLLTAHGIAAAPDQTDGDLPSGAAAVASAALTAWRLGAGERYLDAAADGVRAHATQAVGQPFAHGSLLRVAAGLADPPRQIVVVTERPSGPLAAAARASDADVVAVVTPAQARLFADAGFELFEGKGDAATPDGGLAYDCRSFVCRLPVEDPALLSTER; this is encoded by the coding sequence GTGCCGCTGCTGATCTCGATCGGCTACTCGACCTGTCACTGGTGCCACGTCATGGCCAGGGAATCGTTCGCCGATCCCGAGACGGCGGCGCTGATCAACCGGGACTTCGTGGCGGTCAAGGTCGACAGGGAGGAGCATCCCGACGTCGACGGCGCCTACATGGCGGCGGCCTCGGCCTTCACGCAGAACCTCGGCTGGCCGCTCACCGTGTTCACCACGCCGCGGGGGCGGACGTTCTACGCCGGCACGTACTGGCCGCCGCAGGCGCGACCCCCGATGCCCGCGTTCCGTGACGTGCTCGCGGCGGTGAACGAGGCGTGGACGGTGCGCCGCGCGCAGGCCGAGGAGTCGGCGGATGCCGTCACAGACGCACTCGCGCGGGCCGCGGCCTCGACGCCGTCCGATCTGCCGGACGCCGGGGCGATCGCCGCTGCCGCTCTGTCGATCGCCGCGCGGGAGGACACGCAGTATGGCGGATTCGGGGGCGCCCCGAAGTTCCCCGTCGCGACCACCCTGGGGTTCCTGCAGTCCCCGCTGGTGCGCCGGGAGGCGCCGGATGCCGCGGCCGCTGCCGCACGGGCGCTCGCCGCGATGGCCGGGTCCGAGCTCCGCGATGCCGATGGCGGGTTCTTCCGCTACGCCACGCAGCGGGATTGGAGCGTGCCGCACTACGAGCGGATGCTGACCGACAACGCGCAGCTGCTCGCCGTCGCGCTCGACGCAGGGGATGAGCAGACCGTGCGCGGCATCGCCTCCTTCCTGCTCGACGTGCTCCGCCGCGAGGGCGGGGGATTCGGCGCCGCGCAGGATTCGGAGTCGTGGATCGAGGGCGAGCGCAGCGAGGGCGGGTACTACCGGCGCCCCGTCGCCGAGCGCGGCGGACTCGAACCGCCGGCGGTGGACGGCAAGGTGATCACGGGGTGGAACGGCCTCGCTGTCGGAGCGCTCGCCAGGGCCGGCGCGGCACTGGACGAGCCCGCCTGGATCGATGCCGCCGCTGCCGCGGCCGAGCACGTGCTGCAGGTCAACACCGACGAGCGCGGCGCTCTGGTGCGGGCGTCGCTCGACGGGGTCGCCTCGGCTGCCGTCGCGACCACCGCGGACATCGCTCTTCTGGCCGAGGGGCTGCTCGAGCTCGCGCTGGCCACGCGGGATTCCCGGTGGGCCGTCCGCGGCCGCGAGCTCTTGGACGCGGCTCTGGCCGGAGTGGACTCCGATCCGCTGCTGACCGCGCACGGCATCGCCGCGGCCCCTGACCAGACCGACGGCGACCTGCCTTCGGGTGCCGCGGCCGTTGCCTCTGCCGCGCTGACGGCCTGGCGCCTCGGCGCTGGCGAGAGGTATCTCGATGCCGCCGCGGACGGGGTGCGCGCGCACGCGACGCAGGCCGTCGGTCAGCCGTTCGCGCACGGGAGCCTGCTGCGGGTCGCGGCGGGGCTGGCCGATCCGCCGCGGCAGATCGTGGTCGTGACGGAGCGTCCGTCCGGGCCACTCGCCGCCGCAGCCAGGGCGAGCGACGCCGACGTGGTCGCGGTCGTCACTCCCGCACAGGCCCGGTTGTTCGCCGACGCGGGCTTCGAGCTGTTCGAGGGCAAGGGCGATGCGGCGACGCCGGACGGCGGCCTCGCCTACGACTGCCGCTCCTTCGTGTGCCGTCTGCCCGTCGAGGATCCGGCCCTGCTGTCGACGGAGCGCTGA
- the hisC gene encoding histidinol-phosphate transaminase, with protein MTLPSRPGLEAVPAYRQGRSAPAGASKLSSNESPHPPLPSVVEAVQQRLATMHRYPDMSAAALRGRLAERYGVDPAAVTVGAGSVELAAQLIHAAAGPGDEVMFAWRSFEAYPSLVRIAGAIPVAVPLDEHHTHDLDAMLAAITPRTRLIFVCNPNNPTGTVVTAEALEAFVAAVPHDVLVVIDEAYVHFDRTGSFGAGVELFRRHPHVAVLHTFSKAYGLAGLRVGYALAPTEVAENQRKVAVPFGVTDLAQAAAVASLDAEDELATRIDEVVAQRERLHGLLTEAGWPAVPSQANFVWVPAGERTGALDASLHDGGVIARAFPDEGIRISSGSMEDIDRVQSALQIPSALQEARA; from the coding sequence ATGACCCTTCCCTCCCGCCCGGGGCTCGAGGCCGTGCCCGCCTACCGCCAGGGCCGCTCGGCACCAGCCGGTGCCTCCAAGCTCTCCTCCAACGAGTCGCCGCATCCGCCCCTGCCGTCGGTCGTCGAGGCCGTGCAGCAGCGTCTCGCCACGATGCACCGCTATCCCGACATGAGCGCCGCCGCCCTGCGGGGCCGCCTTGCCGAGCGCTACGGCGTGGACCCGGCCGCGGTCACCGTGGGCGCAGGGTCGGTGGAGCTCGCCGCCCAGCTGATCCATGCGGCCGCCGGCCCGGGTGACGAGGTGATGTTCGCGTGGCGGTCGTTCGAGGCCTACCCCTCCCTCGTGCGCATCGCCGGCGCGATCCCGGTGGCGGTGCCGCTGGATGAGCACCACACGCACGATCTGGATGCCATGCTCGCCGCGATCACGCCGCGCACCCGGTTGATCTTCGTCTGCAATCCCAACAACCCGACGGGCACCGTCGTGACGGCGGAGGCTCTCGAGGCGTTCGTGGCCGCCGTGCCGCATGACGTGCTCGTCGTGATCGACGAGGCGTACGTGCACTTCGACCGCACCGGCTCGTTCGGCGCCGGTGTCGAGCTGTTCCGGCGGCATCCGCATGTCGCCGTGCTGCACACGTTCTCCAAGGCGTACGGACTCGCGGGGCTCCGCGTCGGGTACGCGCTCGCGCCGACCGAGGTCGCCGAGAACCAGCGCAAGGTCGCGGTGCCCTTCGGGGTGACCGACCTCGCGCAGGCGGCGGCCGTCGCGTCGCTCGACGCCGAGGACGAGCTGGCCACGCGCATCGACGAGGTGGTCGCGCAGCGCGAGCGTCTGCACGGGCTGCTCACCGAAGCAGGATGGCCGGCCGTCCCCTCCCAGGCGAACTTCGTCTGGGTCCCGGCGGGCGAGCGCACGGGCGCCCTCGACGCCTCCCTCCACGACGGTGGGGTGATCGCCAGGGCCTTCCCCGATGAGGGGATCCGGATCTCATCCGGTTCAATGGAGGACATCGACCGGGTGCAGTCCGCGCTCCAGATCCCGTCCGCACTGCAGGAGGCGCGCGCATGA
- a CDS encoding amino acid permease, translating to MTEVPTTTTTTKGLHPGLTRRQISMMGLGGAIGAGLFVGSGQAISIAGPAVLISYLVAGGIVVLIMAMLAEMVAARPSSGAFSSYAQKAMGRSAGSAVGWLYWIQLVVVIAAEATGAGGIISAWIPGIPAWVWVLIFVVALTAVNLFGVRNYGRFEFWFAAIKVAAIIVFLVVGVCAILGLIPAVPASGVGNLVDHGGFAPNGLTGIAAALLIVVFAFGGTEVVAIAAAESDDPSRNIRRIVREVLVRILIFYVGSIFVIVSVLPWNDPAVKDGPFSAVLDTLQLPGVGLVMDLIVVIALLSAMNANIYGASRMAYSLGERGLAPLAATRTTAKGVPVVAVLASVSFGFITVGLNWAFPDVVLPALLNVVGSTLIVIWTATAVSQIILRRRADRAGDEMPMRMWGFPWLSWLCLALLLGVVALTMIDPAARVQLLLTIGLTAVLLVVARLTRDVSRPGVARDRSGATRD from the coding sequence ATGACCGAGGTTCCCACCACCACGACCACCACGAAGGGGCTGCACCCCGGCCTCACCCGTCGACAGATCTCGATGATGGGTCTGGGCGGCGCGATCGGCGCCGGGCTCTTCGTCGGATCCGGCCAGGCGATCAGCATCGCCGGACCCGCCGTGCTCATCTCGTACCTGGTCGCCGGTGGCATCGTGGTGCTGATCATGGCGATGCTCGCCGAGATGGTCGCCGCCCGTCCCAGCTCCGGCGCGTTCAGCTCGTACGCGCAGAAGGCGATGGGGCGCAGCGCCGGCAGCGCGGTCGGCTGGCTCTACTGGATCCAGCTCGTCGTCGTCATCGCGGCCGAGGCGACGGGAGCGGGCGGCATCATCTCCGCCTGGATCCCGGGGATCCCCGCCTGGGTGTGGGTGCTCATCTTCGTCGTCGCCCTCACTGCGGTGAACCTCTTCGGGGTGCGCAACTACGGACGGTTCGAGTTCTGGTTCGCGGCCATCAAGGTCGCCGCGATCATCGTCTTCCTCGTGGTCGGGGTCTGCGCCATCCTCGGACTCATCCCTGCGGTGCCCGCGTCCGGCGTCGGCAACCTGGTCGACCACGGCGGGTTCGCCCCGAACGGCCTCACCGGCATCGCCGCAGCGCTCCTCATCGTCGTGTTCGCGTTCGGCGGCACCGAGGTCGTCGCGATCGCGGCCGCGGAGTCCGACGACCCCTCGCGCAACATCCGCCGCATCGTGCGCGAGGTGCTCGTGCGCATCCTGATCTTCTACGTCGGCTCGATCTTCGTGATCGTCTCGGTGCTGCCGTGGAACGACCCTGCCGTCAAGGACGGGCCGTTCTCCGCCGTGCTCGACACGCTCCAGCTGCCCGGTGTCGGCCTCGTGATGGACCTCATCGTCGTGATCGCGCTGCTCTCGGCGATGAACGCGAACATCTACGGGGCATCCCGCATGGCCTACTCGCTCGGCGAGCGCGGCCTCGCACCCCTCGCGGCGACGCGCACGACGGCGAAGGGCGTACCGGTGGTCGCCGTCCTCGCCTCGGTCTCGTTCGGCTTCATCACCGTCGGGCTGAACTGGGCGTTCCCTGACGTGGTCCTGCCCGCACTGCTGAACGTCGTCGGGTCGACGCTGATCGTGATCTGGACCGCCACCGCGGTGTCGCAGATCATCCTGCGTCGCCGCGCCGACCGCGCAGGAGACGAGATGCCGATGCGGATGTGGGGCTTCCCCTGGCTCAGCTGGCTGTGCCTGGCGCTGCTCCTCGGGGTCGTCGCCCTCACCATGATCGACCCGGCCGCCCGGGTCCAGCTGCTGCTCACGATCGGACTGACCGCCGTGCTGCTGGTCGTCGCGCGGTTGACGCGCGACGTCTCCCGTCCCGGCGTCGCGCGGGATCGCTCCGGAGCGACCAGGGACTGA
- a CDS encoding Lrp/AsnC family transcriptional regulator, with protein sequence MRIDRLDAELIRLLTESPQLPILECARRLGIARGTATSRLARLHEGGVIEAIVPRVDPAGFGYGVVAFCLVEIDQKVGHDEVATALADAVPEIVDMHTVTGASDMQLRLVARDATQLQEVLDRVALVPGVARTASSIAMRTHLSGRVLPLVEHVAGDAD encoded by the coding sequence ATGCGCATCGACCGGCTGGATGCCGAGCTCATCCGACTCCTCACCGAATCGCCGCAGCTGCCGATCCTCGAGTGCGCACGTCGACTGGGGATCGCCAGGGGCACGGCGACGAGCAGGCTCGCCCGGCTCCACGAGGGCGGGGTGATCGAGGCGATCGTGCCCCGCGTCGACCCTGCGGGGTTCGGCTACGGCGTCGTGGCGTTCTGTCTCGTCGAGATCGACCAGAAGGTCGGTCACGACGAGGTCGCCACGGCGCTGGCGGATGCGGTGCCCGAGATCGTCGACATGCACACCGTGACCGGGGCGAGCGACATGCAGCTGCGTCTCGTGGCGCGCGATGCGACCCAGCTGCAGGAGGTGCTCGACCGGGTCGCCCTGGTGCCGGGCGTCGCACGCACGGCCTCGTCGATCGCGATGCGCACCCACCTGTCGGGTCGGGTGCTGCCGCTCGTCGAGCATGTCGCGGGAGACGCGGACTGA
- a CDS encoding dolichyl-phosphate-mannose--protein mannosyltransferase: MTAPLPLLPPPEERSTRFGQLYEGMLSDARTHRMLRWVAPLLVTVLAAVLRLVNLGHPHQLAFDETYYVKDAWSLWTLGYEGTWGKNANEAFITLQQLPLSETGSFIVHPPLGKWLIALGMAIGGPDDTVGWRISVAVLGTATVLLVYLVARRLTRSIAVATVAALLLAIDGLGIVMSRIALLDGPLTFFLLLGALFILYDRDRTIPVLERPDPDSPDPMWGPVLWRRPWLIAAGVALGAASAVKWSGLYALAAFGLYVVVTDALARRRAGIVLWPSAAAFLQGPVSFVLLVFPALATYLVSWTGWLVTSGGYARQADPNPLVALWNYHQAILNFHVGLSKGHPYASPAWEWPLLLRPTAVWVGTDPAPCGVDHCIAVISTIPNPLIWYAGVAAAVYLLYRLVRSWIERRPIGPALTFPLVGLAATYVPWLLFPERTIFQFYTMAMAPFLVIGLAVVLQQIAGRREDPLHRRQSGERTVAVFLGVVVLVSAFFYPLWTGMSVPYDFWLLHNWLPGWI; encoded by the coding sequence GTGACCGCGCCCCTGCCTCTGCTCCCGCCCCCTGAGGAGCGGTCGACGCGCTTCGGGCAGCTGTACGAGGGGATGCTGTCCGACGCCCGAACACATCGGATGCTGCGCTGGGTGGCACCGCTGCTCGTGACCGTGCTCGCGGCGGTGCTGCGGCTGGTGAACCTCGGCCACCCGCACCAGCTCGCGTTCGACGAGACCTACTACGTCAAGGACGCATGGTCGCTGTGGACCCTGGGGTACGAGGGCACTTGGGGCAAGAACGCCAACGAGGCGTTCATCACCCTCCAGCAGCTGCCGCTCTCGGAGACGGGCTCGTTCATCGTCCACCCGCCACTGGGCAAATGGCTGATCGCGCTGGGCATGGCGATCGGCGGCCCGGACGACACGGTCGGCTGGAGGATCTCGGTGGCGGTGCTCGGTACGGCGACCGTCCTGCTGGTCTACCTGGTCGCACGTCGACTGACCCGCTCCATCGCCGTGGCGACGGTGGCCGCTCTGCTGCTCGCCATCGACGGACTCGGCATCGTGATGAGCCGCATCGCCCTGCTCGACGGCCCGTTGACGTTCTTCCTGCTGCTGGGCGCGCTGTTCATCCTGTACGACCGCGATCGCACGATCCCGGTCCTCGAGCGCCCCGACCCCGACTCCCCCGACCCGATGTGGGGACCGGTGCTGTGGCGGCGGCCCTGGCTGATCGCCGCGGGCGTCGCGCTCGGCGCCGCCTCCGCCGTGAAGTGGTCGGGGCTGTACGCGCTGGCGGCGTTCGGGCTCTATGTCGTCGTGACGGACGCGCTGGCCAGACGTCGCGCGGGGATCGTCCTGTGGCCCAGCGCCGCGGCGTTCCTGCAGGGACCCGTGTCGTTCGTGCTGCTCGTGTTCCCCGCGCTCGCCACGTACCTCGTCAGCTGGACCGGCTGGCTGGTGACCTCAGGCGGATACGCCCGTCAGGCGGATCCGAACCCGCTGGTCGCCCTGTGGAACTACCACCAGGCGATCCTGAACTTCCATGTCGGACTCAGCAAAGGCCACCCCTATGCGAGCCCGGCCTGGGAGTGGCCGCTGCTGCTGCGGCCGACGGCGGTGTGGGTCGGCACCGATCCCGCACCCTGCGGGGTCGACCACTGCATCGCCGTGATCTCGACGATCCCCAATCCGCTCATCTGGTACGCGGGTGTCGCCGCGGCCGTCTACCTGCTCTACCGCCTGGTGCGCAGCTGGATCGAACGGCGGCCGATCGGTCCGGCCCTCACGTTCCCCCTGGTGGGCCTCGCCGCCACGTACGTGCCGTGGCTGCTGTTCCCCGAGCGGACGATCTTCCAGTTCTACACGATGGCGATGGCGCCGTTCCTCGTGATCGGTCTCGCGGTCGTGCTGCAGCAGATCGCCGGTCGACGGGAGGACCCGCTGCATCGACGCCAGTCCGGCGAGCGCACCGTGGCAGTCTTCCTGGGCGTCGTCGTGCTGGTGTCGGCGTTCTTCTACCCACTGTGGACCGGGATGAGCGTGCCGTACGACTTCTGGCTCCTGCACAACTGGCTGCCCGGCTGGATCTGA